A genomic stretch from Engraulis encrasicolus isolate BLACKSEA-1 chromosome 10, IST_EnEncr_1.0, whole genome shotgun sequence includes:
- the eps8l3b gene encoding epidermal growth factor receptor kinase substrate 8-like protein 3b, which translates to MSWQNYNGPSSRGGYTPEEPSSRSSTMSRPSAKSIYMQRKTYSESVTKQPDNFQHRVEHLITSDLDGQTASTVEDCLGSLKTLTVKGKVWAQDMLMEVRGSTVQLSDIETKVALDSLPLGSIMDMRAISDALEDYSSILTITVNSNPRNPPQVFMFQCTEAEAPAIKEDLDKAIQRGGNFEPDPYAQRDFQRDIRNDLENIIGQQQRPGSFRSGGSTPMMPDRDPSPPQQMPPQWNNYDQQQQEMPPPMFGHDGQQPPWQEPEPQPPQYDPMYEQQPPPQPPAYSDTDRNVEILNHVLNDTEMFMGQVSAASPPSQEDKGKKKKKKKEKEKKNMGPMLPPVEEYFSFLQKVKYGFNLLGKLNGVINNPGAPDLVHAFFSMLAFVVPRYPPDVPPNVLPPFLTEEALQLMSQVVTPEEGQLWGSLGDCWSTPRHAWPDGDQFPPYTPMFYDGWEVPPPVENSQPPWQQARGGSQRQSQRFMPNDDMQMQQPPPNQDQMGWNSPPQRSAEPLLQMQVIYDFMARNSQELSVMKGDVVQVVDKSKQWWKVRNVRDEEGHVPQNVLQPMDEPRDMRGPPTLNMSSTPVEVRAWLEYKGFSRLTVRSLSVLNGEMLLKMTRDEIRMVAPEEGAKVFFQLQAVKSSLALADEGGFEPSYHNGY; encoded by the exons ATGAGCTGGCAGAACTACAATGGCCCCTCATCAAG GGGGGGCTACACTCCAGAGGAGCCCTCCTCCAGATCCTCCACCATGTCCAGGCCCAGTGCCAAGTCCATCTACA TGCAACGAAAGACATATTCAGAGTCCGTTACAAAACAGCCCGACAACTTCCAGCACAGGGTTGAG CACCTCATCACGTCAGACCTGGATGGCCAGACAGCGAGCACCGTGGAGGACTGTTTGGGCAGCTTGAAGACGCTTACAGTCAAGGGTAAAGTGTGGGCCCAGGACATGCTGATGGAGGTGCGGGGGAGCACCGTACAGCTCAGCGACATTGAGACCAAG gtGGCGCTGGATTCCCTGCCGCTGGGCTCCATCATGGACATGAGGGCCATTTCAGACGCCCTGGAAGACTACAGCTCCATACTCACCATCACCGTCAACAGCAACCCACGCAACCCACCACAGGTCTTCATGTTCCAGTGCACAGAagcagag GCCCCGGCTATTAAGGAGGATCTGGACAAAGCCATCCAGCGAGGTGGCAACTTTGAGCCTGATCCATACGCGCAAAGAGACTTTCAGAGAGACAtcag AAATGATTTGGAGAACATTATTGGCCAGCAACAACGGCCTGGAAGTTTCCGGAGTGGTGGGTCTACGCCCATGATGCCAGACAGAGACCCCTCACCACCCCAGCAAATGCCACCTCAGTGGAATAACTACG accagcagcagcaggagatgcCTCCTCCCATGTTTGGCCACGATGGGCAGCAGCCCCCCTGGCAGGAGCCAGAGCCGCAGCCCCCTCAGTACGATCCCATGTACGAGCAGCAGCCACCGCCACAGCCGCCAGCCTACAGCGACACAGACAGGAATGTG GAGATCCTGAACCACGTGCTTAATGACACAGAGATGTTTATGGGCCAAGTGTCAGCAGCCAGCCCTCCATCACAGGAGGACAAgggcaagaagaagaaaaagaagaaggagaaggagaagaaaaacatgG GCCCAATGTTACCACCAGTGGAGGaatacttttcttttcttcaaaaGGTTAAATATGGATTCAATCTACTG GGCAAACTGAATGGTGTGATAAACAACCCTGGAGCCCCTGACCTTGTCCATGCCTTTTTCTCAATGCTGGCCTTC GTGGTGCCACGGTACCCTCCTGACGTGCCGCCCAACGTACTGCCCCCGTTCCTGACAGAGGAGGCGCTGCAGTTGATGAGTCAGGTGGTCACCCCGGAGGAGGGGCAACTCTGGGGCTCTCTGGGGGACTGCTGGAGCACGCCCAG GCACGCGTGGCCCGACGGTGACCAGTTCCCGCCCTACACGCCCATGTTCTACGATGGCTGGGAGGTGCCGCCCCCCGTGGAGAACAGCCAGCCCCCCTGGCAGCAGGCCCGGGGCGGCAGCCAGAGGCAGAGCCAGAGGTTCATGCCCAACGACGACATGCAGATGCAGCAGCCACCGCCCAATCAG GACCAGATGGGATGGAATTCACCACCACAACG ctCGGCTGAGCCGCTCCTCCAGATGCAAGTCATCTACGACTTCATGGCCAGGAACAGCCAGGAGCTGAGTGTCATGAAGGGAGATGTGGTGCAG GTGGTAGATAAGAGCAAGCAGTGGTGGAAGGTACGCAACGTCAGAGACGAGGAGGGCCACGTTCCCCAGAATGTTCTGCAACCAATGGATGAGCCACGG GACATGCGGGGTCCCCCAACCCTAAACATGTCATCCACACCTGTAGAAGTCAGAGCATGGCTGGAATACAAAGGCTTCTCTAGGCT CACGGTGCGGTCTCTGAGCGTGCTCAATGGCGAGATGCTGCTGAAGATGACGAGGGATGAGATCCGTATGGTCGCCCCAGAGGAGGGAGCTAAGGTCTTCTTCCAGCTGCAGGCCGTCAAGTCCTCCCTAGCG CTGGCTGACGAGGGTGGGTTTGAACCCAGCTACCACAACGGATACTGA
- the LOC134456807 gene encoding glutathione S-transferase Mu 3-like — MAMTLAYWDIRGLAQPIRLLLEYTETKYEEKVYACGEAPNYDKSCWFDEKFKLGMDFPNLPYLVDGDRKLVQSNAIMRYIARKHNLCGESEDEKVRVDLIENQSMDFRNGFVMMCYTDFEKMKPGYLKKLPDTLKQFSEFLGERKWFAGDKITFVDFIMYELLDQHRMFEAKCLDDFKNLKAFLDHFEALDKISAYMKSSRFMKTPVNNKMAKWGGKKE, encoded by the exons ATGGCAATGACTCTGGCATATTGGGATATTCGAGGG CTCGCGCAGCCCATCCGTCTGCTGCTGGAGTACACCGAGACCAAATATGAAGAGAAAGTCTACGCGTGCGGTGAAG CTCCCAATTATGACAAGAGTTGCTGGTTCGATGAGAAATTCAAACTTGGGATGGATTTCCCCAAT TTGCCTTATCTTGTGGATGGAGACAGGAAGCTTGTCCAAAGCAATGCCATCATGAGGTACATCGCCAGGAAGCACAACCTCT GTGGGGAAAGCGAGGATGAGAAGGTGCGTGTGGACCTCATCGAGAACCAGTCCATGGACTTCCGCAATGGCTTTGTCATGATGTGCTACACAGACTTC GAGAAGATGAAGCCTGGCTACCTGAAGAAGCTTCCTGACACCCTGAAGCAGTTCTCCGAGTTCCTGGGAGAGAGGAAGTGGTTCGCAGGGGACAAG ATCACCTTTGTGGACTTCATCATGTATGAGCTCCTGGACCAGCACCGCATGTTCGAGGCCAAATGTCTGGACGACTTCAAGAACCTGAAAGCATTCCTTGACCATTTTGAG GCTCTTGACAAGATCTCAGCGTACATGAAGTCCAGCCGGTTCATGAAGACTCCTGTAAACAACAAGATGGCCAAGTGGGGAGGCAAGAAGGAGTGA